Proteins from a single region of Geothrix sp. PMB-07:
- a CDS encoding isoaspartyl peptidase/L-asparaginase codes for MNRINRILSLLLLTLAAGLSAAQPAPPAAVVHGGAGSPRSRMDGTDKAAAKALATLSTGAEALEAALAGVVVMEDDPRFNAGTGANIRLDGKTIQMDAACMDGATGGFGAVAAIERVKNPVLVARKVMDTPHILIVGEGATRFARAMGFADYDPTCAENLARFQKVQSILKGEDPRQIEAWKRYDWKKGWNFPTPLKEALGTPDTVGCVTRDAKGRFAAAISTGGTTITFYGRVGDVPMYGAGIYAGPKGAVACTGNGEDIVKHLVAKTTYDLLAKGYSAQKAVDRALAAFPARIDLGIVAVGPDSTGGGCNYSAEQKAFVKDYRHQMAWSVAK; via the coding sequence ATGAACCGCATAAACCGCATCCTTTCCCTCCTGCTGCTCACCCTGGCCGCCGGGCTTTCCGCCGCCCAGCCCGCCCCACCCGCAGCGGTGGTCCACGGCGGCGCCGGCAGCCCCCGCAGCCGCATGGATGGCACCGACAAGGCCGCGGCCAAGGCCCTGGCCACACTCAGCACCGGGGCCGAGGCCCTGGAGGCGGCCCTGGCGGGGGTGGTGGTCATGGAAGATGACCCGCGCTTCAACGCGGGCACCGGCGCCAACATCCGCCTCGACGGCAAGACCATCCAGATGGACGCCGCCTGCATGGATGGCGCCACCGGAGGCTTCGGCGCCGTGGCCGCCATCGAGCGCGTGAAGAACCCCGTGCTGGTGGCCCGGAAGGTCATGGACACCCCCCACATCCTCATCGTGGGCGAAGGGGCCACCCGTTTCGCCCGGGCCATGGGCTTCGCCGATTACGATCCCACCTGCGCCGAGAACCTGGCCCGCTTCCAGAAGGTGCAGAGCATCCTCAAGGGCGAGGATCCCCGCCAGATCGAAGCCTGGAAGCGCTACGACTGGAAGAAGGGCTGGAACTTCCCCACGCCGCTCAAGGAGGCCCTGGGCACCCCCGACACCGTGGGCTGCGTCACGCGGGACGCCAAGGGCCGCTTCGCCGCCGCCATCAGCACCGGCGGCACCACCATCACCTTCTACGGCCGCGTGGGCGACGTGCCCATGTACGGCGCGGGCATCTACGCCGGGCCCAAGGGCGCCGTGGCCTGCACCGGCAACGGCGAGGACATCGTCAAGCACCTGGTGGCCAAAACCACCTACGACCTGCTGGCCAAAGGCTATTCTGCGCAGAAGGCCGTGGATCGGGCCCTGGCGGCCTTTCCCGCGCGCATCGATCTGGGCATTGTGGCCGTGGGCCCCGACAGCACAGGCGGCGGCTGCAACTACTCCGCCGAGCAGAAAGCCTTCGTGAAGGACTACCGCCACCAGATGGCCTGGAGCGTGGCGAAGTAG